A genomic window from Dermacentor silvarum isolate Dsil-2018 chromosome 9, BIME_Dsil_1.4, whole genome shotgun sequence includes:
- the LOC119463362 gene encoding golgin subfamily A member 4 isoform X3, producing the protein MDDPDHKDLLIQQLKDIVRSNEEILKKKEKELEDSAAKYQKLKLQSRAKIAQLTNQAKAQHEASPEVEQGEDASKPTTPHHDASVEASRGRVRVLKHQLDEAKSQLHKKEQEMQTLQRSYESTVERLEQQLLQRDQLLMESAETPGGQTAKQSSGQRQDGGGNSGGSSKEEERLYAHMVYKDSKILELNNQILELERRILDLQENLREKDQVLQARSKAIQLMTEDLSLRSKTVVDDLDDTRTEMRLMQQNFLEQEMSWKQREASLTADLNSNKSRVVDLEESFRKLESARFQLATHNAELQEKVVRLQETVEKAKADQAVAFQAKINSLTKELEQKSAALEETQKTLQETTRETDNRILKARALERRRAKQFERELQELKKGNSDATPSDVTTLQQRIAELEEEKGALQLKALEMEDALSSQAAKLEEMAAKDKVIEELKGQVKAARDEKISLEVQAAQMEEQKEIEEQKMRELRLELEALKEADESSTPMLQQELKAALEEEVKKLLALREEDSATITDLRQKLQHLEEQLASAAAEQTDELDRSLREARREVEEKTRQLEDMAKMQEQQQSEVASKSARIEELEAVLRGVNERLDAQARENEEAREELLAQLSRNAEEVDRWREASERDSMSLQKALEELQAAQCEKSEALKAMQAMQEELEHRDRKVQELNNAQADNVSALKARSEDIERLTVELRNVQEQLQAKQCAIDEICSRESQLRVEQEAVKGSYEEINASIKDLLLYIGASSLGEVKVVWDRSISEKEETVSRCRQELSEAISRSEQLASKVEQLESALKDADSLKAQLAAVNACLESLSITSLEELKSRWGALHENLDLLSQSQKLDKEELNNRIKQLVDEKAKLQEAVDIEKRRVSVLDAEVNELRIVNEKSNAVMEERELALSAALCKVEELQSHLDVERRKTESKVGTLLEQCTDLEKEVSALQLQVEDKERSLFDLTERLASRETELQESVQSFARQEAALQESLQGLQKQLETSEERLSEVMGEVSSLREMLQAKENETSTLRAELTSSASILEQTKSENKSLENKLKKMQKKIEVISSKYKEAESSVKNMQQELEAAISSKEELEKSCLDAKSLLKGVQQELEAALSAKAVLENESRALREQLACVEDEKATVCQQLSETEQKAQLANAELRKLEAEQESLSRKAEDLQQQLLNSESNCQGKEAEIEEFLDKAQKERIDLSCQLQQLNEALMLKNKESEEMSRELSHLQECLNESTQRSSQLDEKCNDITAELAKQTTLHGAEKEQLEQQIRELGKSCDDSKNLMSQVTAELEETRQALAAAQQQLQQLQQLNNNGKELNDRLLKEIASLRTKLQQTEEMLEKECEEKSRLREHVESLKESVTARTDELAQLKVSLSSKDAELDSLRQNAESQTSDLVVKVSELSRDLQQRTGELSLVEAALQERGVVVSNLQTSLEASAQNVQSLETVNKDLVAQVQTLTAKFDESSKEIEVKEQSLQMMKENLKLLEDSLEEKSRVLSELQEANNRLAESNAELARQVEEADSSVASLREKLAGEEHVQATFRSELETAKSEANSLLPQLDDQKKRIDDLEEQLKTSADTQESLLKEVEKLQCEKQATNDTLEGLSGKLRAAESDLQKSDEMLVSLKTEVERLQAQLERMSGQHKMEMESCAKALLEKENQITELQGEREGLNVELNKKKEQLALLSTEIENLVSSHDQQLRELLEAESSARAECSSLTERLADKESEVFHLGECLEELRLENSRAKEQIATFSAEIQNLVQNHDQQMREFADANSKLETEVSTYVAKVGEYDNQIRELEARLNELYQENSSLKERAEQASNEVRETCQSHQEEEKNLELEIERLRGEIGRLNVFEAQYQEAVAELKKMKEQSQSEISKQNLAMQSDQADAPAKVPVVEEMIVPKEAQLLYTADAEGVEADVETLRRELDAARMDIQMAQESALGKEEDIRRLTEDLACMKNKFEEAEQRLRVKHEDAKQVRSASEETKSEAHQDENKEPADAELKKLKLAFKKSRGELRLKVKILEDRTKEVGSLKEQNSCLQKELEQLTEALTNERTALKKFAEELEQRDVQTAQLSSELQSLKDRLDLETEKNESLSRELQTANAEAYNLRMQVEELRLQSREAGSLEAEVEELKKRLESASDALKVLSAENEVLKAGRSQDTECLLSELQSSKTELQRLTAEHEDTVNTSLSRERALQNELDAATELIQQLHSEHADFSRKKSEEFGLLQGQLESLSGDLIKQLEIVDSKVEEADALQSKLQTSQLQLEKFSAEYSILQDVLLQECGERPPGDMTFMGAEFSAFEYLKWLLESVRKRREALESSLAEKDQQISSLHESHKSLQEQVLQTLKGLSMLLATVTQDTTDPNKLEEELKIAEDSRDPQALVRAVYEHVLSLKNTNSALSKEMENLRLSCEEMNTRLQEATIEHEQLQCKYHKMQEVFEKKEQVTDITDVTRIDKFLQTDASDESPKLDKSLQTDVKDELSKEKGQEESLLEKTELLAEIALLKEEVTALKAQQPIQNAGDGDKLNSELAAMRQKSEKMLVKLKLFKEKNDMLVKQLNALRESHAELEHSYQRKSDEVGQLERQCCSLQEDLQKSLMQSEHTESLALSLDQATARAREAEAECSSLRDRVGELLDQNDRLEIESKHLKFELANLKEQADMLTSDNEAFQNLAENLKRARQNLEQELKAQHEQHTKALKDLENRYQKQLEEERNGDTTATASLKRDFAQMQEKYNQILYRHRDLEEEFHVVVEEKTKLEAKCAQLAEDCSAANQALALMEKQGFVGHKTFQELDLLRQEHQQLQERFHQLKSSQLKAEERLVQSASQESLLMKAKLEEADKTIEALRATKEQMTSDEVRRLQQQLDELNQRHAALVEQSQAKEGRWSQERKQLKHIEEHLKQAAQDLSGELEELRTQHEEALRSKLDLRNQMEQAHKDNRALTQQVHNWRSYIRDFENSKNEQGHNVEVERLQTELEQTATQLHQLGLRNEEMSVDLNKVLEEKNGLKQLLAHTQEVLRQREAQLLRLQSPPLSRDGVHVIEMENPQQPADDAAALQHRLREVDHERRELEQRVQELAEHLRTERQRRRLLEGEMEDIEWGKQPPSRQSLDNESHRLLLHDDVIKIPATDYSITRQFMSHASKLRRWFQGRQDSSGRTVHHI; encoded by the exons ATGGACGACCCCGACCACAAGGACTTGCTCATCCAGCAGCTCAAGGACATTGTCAGGTCCAATGAGGAGATACtcaagaagaaagagaaagaactgGAG GACAGTGCAGCAAAGTATCAGAAACTGAAGCTCCAGTCGAGGGCTAAAATCGCTCAGCTAACAAACCAAGCAAAGGCTCAGCACGAGGCGTCGCCCGAAGTG GAACAAGGTGAAGATGCATCAAAGCCCACAACTCCACACCACGACGCATCTGTGGAAGCGTCAAGGGGTCGTGTCCGGGTCCTCAAGCATCAACTGGACGAGGCCAAGTCGCAGCTTCACAAGAAGGAGCAGGAGATGCAAACATTGCAGCGGTCATACGAATCCACTGTCGAGCGGCTTGAGCAGCAGCTGCTTCAACGTGACCAGTTGCTGATGGAGAGCGCGGAGACTCCTGGTGGCCAGACAGCGAAACAG TCTTCTGGCCAGAGGCAGGACGGTGGTGGGAACAGCGGTGGCAGCAGCAAGGAAGAAGAGCGTCTGTACGCCCACATGGTGTACAAGGACTCCAAGATCCTCGAGCTGAACAACCAAATTCTCGAGCTGGAGCGGAGGATCCTGGACCTGCAGGAGAATCTCCGCGAGAAGGACCAGGTTCTTCAGGCACGCAGCAAGGCCATCCAG CTCATGACGGAAGACCTCAGTCTTCGAAGCAAGACTGTTGTTGACGACCTGGACGACACTCGGACCGAGATGCGGTTAATGCAGCAGAATTTCTTAGAACAG GAAATGTCATGGAAGCAGCGGGAGGCGTCCCTCACTGCCGACCTCAACTCGAACAAGAGCCGAGTGGTGGATCTGGAGGAAAGCTTCCGGAAGCTAGAGTCGGCCAGGTTCCAATTGGCGACGCACAATGCGGAGCTTCAAGAGAAGGTGGTCCGACTCCAGGAGACGGTGGAGAAGGCGAAGGCAGACCAGGCAGTTGCATTTCAGG CCAAGATTAACTCCCTCACGAAAGAGCTGGAACAGAAGTCAGCGGCTCTGGAGGAAACGCAAAAGACTCTTCAGGAGACGACGCGGGAGACCGACAACAGGATACTGAAAGCCAGGGCGCTCGAAAGGCGTCGAGCCAAGCAGTTTGAACGTGAACTGCAGGAACTAAAGAAG GGAAACTCGGATGCAACGCCGTCGGATGTCACGACTCTGCAGCAGCGCATAGCCGAGCTTGAGGAGGAGAAAGGTGCGCTTCAGCTCAAAGCCCTGGAGATGGAAGATGCTCTCTCGTCgcaag CCGCAAAGCTGGAGGAGATGGCCGCCAAGGACAAGGTCATCGAAGAGCTCAAGGGTCAGGTGAAGGCCGCACGAGACGAGAAGATCTCGCTCGAGGTGCAAGCTGCGCAGATGGAGGagcagaaagaaa TTGAAGAACAGAAGATGAGAGAGTTGCGGCTGGAATTGGAGGCACTCAAGGAGGCAGACGAGAGTTCCACGCCCATGTTGCAGCAGGAGTTGAAGGCAGCTCttgaggaagaggtcaagaagtTGCTTGCACTGCGCGAGGAAGACTCGGCGACTATTACCGACCTCCGGCAGAAGCTTCAGCACTTGGAGGAGCAGCTAGCATCCGCTGCCGCCGAACAAACAGACGAGCTAGACAGAAGCCTTCGGGAAGCGAGGCGCGAAGTTGAAGAGAAGACTCGGCAACTCGAAGACATGGCCAAAATGCAGGAACAGCAGCAGTCTGAAGTGGCCTCAAAGTCAGCTAGGATAGAGGAGCTCGAAGCAGTCTTGAGAGGTGTTAATGAAAGGCTTGACGCACAAGCGCGAGAAAATGAAGAGGCCCGTGAAGAATTGCTGGCGCAGTTGTCAAGGAATGCAGAAGAGGTTGATCGGTGGAGAGAAGCGTCGGAAAGAGACTCGATGAGCCTGCAGAAAGCGCTCGAAGAACTGCAGGCTGCTCAATGTGAGAAGTCTGAAGCATTGAAAgctatgcaagctatgcaagaaGAGCTTGAACATCGAGATAGAAAAGTTCAGGAACTCAACAATGCACAGGCGGATAATGTTAGTGCGCTGAAAGCTCGATCGGAAGACATTGAAAGGTTAACGGTCGAGTTGAGAAATGTGCAAGAGCAGTTGCAAGCGAAACAATGTGCGATCGATGAAATTTGTTCTCGTGAAAGCCAACTTAGGGTTGAGCAGGAAGCAGTCAAAGGAAGCTACGAAGAAATTAATGCCTCAATTAAAGATTTGCTTTTGTACATTGGTGCATCAAGCTTAGGTGAAGTAAAGGTTGTGTGGGATCGGTCCATTTCAGAGAAAGAAGAAACTGTTAGCAGGTGTCGTCAGGAACTTAGCGAAGCTATTTCGCGGAGTGAGCAGCTCGCATCAAAGGTTGAACAGCTAGAAAGTGCACTGAAAGATGCTGACTCACTGAAGGCTCAGCTGGCTGCCGTGAATGCGTGCCTAGAATCCTTGTCCATCACATCGCTCGAAGAGTTGAAATCCAGGTGGGGTGCTTTGCATGAGAACCTTGACCTGCTGTCGCAGTCACAGAAGCTGGACAAAGAGGAACTGAACAACCGAATCAAGCAACTCGTTGATGAGAAAGCAAAACTTCAAGAAGCCGTCGACATAGAAAAACGGCGTGTTTCGGTGCTTGATGCAGAAGTCAACGAGTTGAGGATTGTGAATGAGAAGTCCAATGCAGTCATGGAGGAGCGAGAGTTGGCACTGTCGGCAGCTCTCTGCAAAGTGGAAGAGCTCCAGTCTCACCTCGACGTGGAGCGCCGCAAGACTGAATCGAAGGTCGGGACTTTGCTCGAGCAATGCACTGACCTTGAGAAGGAAGTTTCTGCTCTCCAGTTGCAGGTTGAAGACAAAGAGCGCTCACTGTTTGATCTAACAGAGCGTCTCGCCTCAAGGGAAACAGAGCTGCAGGAGAGTGTGCAAAGCTTCGCTCGCCAAGAAGCAGCTCTTCAAGAATCACTCCAAGGGCTTCAGAAACAACTCGAAACCAGCGAAGAACGATTGTCGGAAGTGATGGGAGAAGTGTCGTCGCTCCGCGAAATGTTGCAAGCTAAGGAAAATGAAACATCGACACTTCGTGCCGAGCTCACTAGTTCTGCAAGCATTCTCGAGCAAACTAAATCAGAGAACAAGTCTCTGGAAAACAAGCTCAAAAAGATGCAGAAGAAGATCGAGGTGATCAGTTCAAAGTACAAAGAAGCTGAATCATCTGTGAAGAACATGCAGCAGGAACTTGAAGCTGCCATCTCATCAAAAGAAGAGCTTGAGAAGTCTTGCCTCGATGCCAAATCGCTGTTGAAAGGTGTTCAGCAAGAGCTTGAAGCCGCTCTCTCCGCGAAGGCAGTACTTGAGAATGAGTCCCGTGCACTCAGAGAGCAACTTGCATGCGTTGAGGATGAAAAAGCGACTGTCTGCCAACAGCTCTCAGAGACCGAGCAAAAAGCCCAGCTGGCAAATGCAGAGTTGCGCAAACTCGAAGCCGAGCAAGAAAGCCTTTCTCGGAAGGCTGAAGACCTGCAGCAGCAGCTGTTGAACTCCGAATCAAACTGCCAAGGCAAGGAGGCAGAAATTGAAGAATTCCTCGACAAAGCCCAGAAGGAGAGGATTGACCTCAGTTGTCAACTTCAACAACTTAATGAGGCActtatgttgaagaacaaagaAAGCGAGGAGATGTCTCGGGAACTCTCTCACCTACAGGAATGCCTCAACGAGTCAACTCAACGCAGCAGTCAGCTGGACGAAAAGTGCAATGACATTACCGCAGAACTTGCTAAACAAACAACACTGCATGGTGCTGAAAAAGAGCAGCTTGAACAGCAGATCAGGGAACTTGGGAAATCGTGCGATGATTCCAAGAACTTAATGAGTCAAGTGACGGCAGAACTCGAAGAAACCCGCCAGGCTctagcagcagcacagcagcagttgcagcaatTGCAGCAGCTTAATAACAATGGAAAGGAGCTCAATGACCGTCTCCTGAAAGAAATTGCAAGCTTGCGCACCAAGCTACAGCAAACTGAAGAAATGCTTGAGAAAGAATGCGAGGAGAAGTCACGTCTACGCGAACATGTCGAGAGCTTGAAGGAATCTGTCACTGCAAGAACAGACGAGCTAGCACAGTTGAAAGTTTCCCTAAGCTCAAAGGATGCAGAATTGGATTCGCTCAGGCAGAACGCAGAGTCGCAGACTTCTGACTTGGTCGTCAAAGTGTCGGAACTTTCACGAGATCTGCAGCAGAGAACAGGCGAACTTTCCTTGGTGGAGGCTGCATTGCAGGAGCGAGGTGTTGTTGTTTCAAACCTCCAAACATCTCTCGAGGCATCCGCTCAGAATGTGCAGTCCCTCGAAACGGTGAATAAAGATCTTGTAGCCCAAGTACAGACCCTGACGGCCAAATTCGATGAGTCGTCAAAAGAGATCGAAGTAAAAGAACAGAGTTTACAGATGATGAAAGAGAACTTGAAACTCCTTGAGGACAGCTTAGAGGAGAAATCTCGTGTTCTTTCCGAGTTACAAGAGGCCAATAACAGGCTTGCGGAAAGCAATGCCGAATTGGCCCGTCAGGTCGAGGAAGCCGACAGCTCCGTCGCCAGCCTCCGAGAAAAACTGGCGGGTGAGGAGCATGTCCAGGCAACCTTCAGATCTGAGCTGGAGACAGCGAAGTCAGAAGCGAACTCTCTTCTCCCCCAGTTGGATGATCAGAAAAAGAGAATCGACGACTTGGAGGAACAGTTGAAGACGTCCGCAGATACTCAAGAATCTTTGCTAAAGGAGGTTGAAAAGCTGCAGTGCGAGAAGCAGGCCACAAACGACACTCTAGAGGGACTCAGTGGCAAGTTAAGGGCAGCTGAAAGTGACTTGCAGAAATCTGACGAGATGCTCGTTTCCCTGAAAACGGAGGTCGAGCGGCTGCAAGCTCAGCTAGAAAGGATGAGCGGGCAGCACAAAATGGAAATGGAAAGCTGTGCAAAGGCCTTGTTAGAAAAGGAGAACCAAATAACTGAGTTACAAGGTGAACGAGAAGGGCTGAACGTTGAGCTTAACAAGAAGAAGGAGCAGTTAGCTCTCCTTTCGACAGAAATAGAAAACCTTGTGTCAAGTCACGATCAGCAGCTGAGAGAGCTGCTCGAGGCCGAGTCTAGTGCCAGGGCGGAATGCTCAAGCCTCACCGAAAGGCTTGCTGACAAGGAAAGCGAGGTGTTCCATCTCGGAGAATGCTTAGAAGAATTGCGTCTAGAGAACAGTCGCGCGAAAGAGCAGATTGCCACATTCTCGGCAGAGATACAGAACCTTGTCCAAAACCACGACCAGCAGATGAGAGAGTTTGCGGACGCCAACTCAAAGCTTGAAACTGAGGTCTCCACCTACGTGGCAAAGGTTGGTGAGTACGATAACCAGATCAGAGAGCTCGAAGCAAGGCTGAATGAATTGTACCAGGAGAACAGCAGCCTCAAAGAAAGAGCTGAGCAAGCCTCGAACGAAGTCAGAGAAACATGCCAGAGTCATCAAGAAGAAGAGAAGAACCTTGAACTGGAGATCGAGAGGCTCCGGGGGGAGATCGGGCGTCTGAATGTCTTCGAGGCGCAATATCAGGAGGCGGTTGCTGAGTTAAAAAAGATGAAGGAACAGTCGCAGTCTGAAATCTCAAAGCAGAATTTAGCCATGCAGTCCGATCAAGCTGATGCACCAGCCAAGGTTCCAGTAGTAGAAGAAATGATAGTTCCGAAAGAGGCACAGCTCCTCTACACAGCAGATGCAGAAGGCGTAGAGGCAGACGTTGAAACTCTACGACGGGAACTTGATGCAGCCAGGATGGACATTCAGATGGCCCAGGAGTCAGCTCTAGGCAAAGAAGAGGACATCCGAAGGCTCACTGAAGACCTTGCCTGCATGAAGAATAAATTCGAAGAGGCAGAACAGCGACTGAGAGTGAAGCACGAAGATGCAAAACAAGTCCGCAGTGCCTCAGAAGAAACCAAGTCGGAAGCTCATCAGGATGAAAACAAAGAGCCAGCAGATGCCGAGTTGAAGAAGCTCAAGCTCGCTTTCAAGAAGTCGAGGGGAGAGTTGAGGCTCAAGGTGAAGATACTTGAAGACAGGACGAAAGAAGTAGGAAGCCTAAAAGAACAGAACAGCTGCCTTCAGAAGGAACTGGAGCAGCTGACAGAGGCCCTCACTAACGAAAGAACTGCTCTGAAGAAGTTTGCAGAGGAACTTGAGCAGAGGGATGTACAGACAGCGCAGTTGTCTTCAGAACTTCAAAGCCTAAAGGACCGTTTGGATctagaaacagaaaaaaatgaaagcctGTCCAGAGAGTTGCAGACAGCTAACGCTGAGGCATACAACCTCCGAATGCAAGTTGAAGAGCTTAGGCTGCAGAGCAGGGAAGCAGGCTCGCTTGAAGCCGAGGTTGAAGAGCTCAAGAAGCGGCTGGAGTCTGCAAGTGATGCTCTCAAGGTGTTGTCGGCAGAAAATGAAGTTCTCAAGGCCGGCCGTTCTCAGGACACCGAATGCCTTCTGTCAGAACTTCAGTCGTCGAAGACGGAGCTTCAGCGGTTAACCGCTGAGCACGAAGACACTGTGAACACCAGTCTAAGCCGCGAACGAGCGCTGCAGAACGAGTTGGACGCAGCCACTGAGCTAATTCAGCAGCTGCATTCAGAGCATGCAGACTTTTCGCGAAAGAAGAGCGAGGAATTTGGACTGCTACAAGGTCAGCTGGAATCTCTGAGCGGAGACCTCATCAAGCAGCTTGAAATTGTAGACTCCAAGGTGGAAGAAGCCGACGCACTACAGAGCAAGCTCCAGACATCTCAGCTTCAGCTTGAGAAGTTTTCTGCTGAGTACAGCATCCTGCAGGATGTGCTTCTTCAAGAGTGCGGGGAGCGTCCCCCCGGTGACATGACGTTCATGGGCGCCGAATTCAGTGCCTTCGAATACCTCAAGTGGCTCCTTGAGAGTGTCAGGAAAAGGCGAGAGGCACTCGAGTCTTCGCTCGCAGAGAAGGATCAGCAAATTTCTTCCCTTCACGAGAGCCACAAGTCTCTCCAGGAGCAGGTCTTGCAGACGTTGAAAGGCCTGAGCATGCTTCTGGCTACAGTCACGCAAGACACCACAGATCCAAACAAATTGGAGGAGGAGCTAAAGATTGCCGAAGATTCAAGGGACCCGCAGGCACTCGTGCGGGCAGTTTACGAACATGTTCTCTCCCTCAAGAATACTAACAGTGCACTTTCGAAAGAGATGGAGAACCTGAGATTGTCATGCGAAGAAATGAACACAAGGTTACAAGAAGCCACGATTGAACATGAGCAGCTGCAGTGTAAGTACCACAAAATGCAGGAAGTTTTTGAAAAGAAAGAGCAAGTGACAGACATCACAGATGTTACAAGAATCGACAAGTTCCTTCAGACCGATGCCAGTGACGAGTCACCGAAACTGGATAAGTCACTTCAGACAGATGTCAAAGATGAGCTTTCAAAAGAAAAGGGTCAGGAAGAGTCTTTGTTAGAAAAAACAGAGTTGCTCGCCGAAATAGCCTTGCTGAAAGAAGAGGTTACGGCATtaaaagcgcagcagccaatccaGAACGCAGGTGACGGTGACAAGCTGAACTCCGAGCTTGCCGCCATGAGGCAGAAGTCCGAGAAGATGCTTGTAAAGTTGAAGTTGTTCAAGGAGAAAAACGACATGCTCGTCAAGCAGCTGAACGCACTCCGCGAATCCCATGCTGAGCTTGAGCACTCTTATCAGAGGAAGTCTGACGAAGTGGGCCAACTCGAAAGGCAGTGCTGCTCTCTCCAGGAGGACTTGCAGAAGTCGCTCATGCAAAGCGAGCACACTGAATCTCTCGCTCTGAGTTTGGACCAGGCTACCGCCAGGGCCAGGGAAGCTGAAGCTGAGTGCAGTTCCCTGCGCGACAGGGTAGGCGAGCTGCTGGATCAGAACGACAGGCTGGAAATCGAGTCCAAGCACCTCAAGTTCGAACTGGCGAACCTGAAAGAACAGGCCGACATGCTTACCAGCGACAATGAGGCCTTCCAGAATCTTGCCGAGAACCTGAAGCGAGCGAGGCAGAACTTGGAGCAGGAGCTGAAGGCGCAACACGAGCAGCACACGAAGGCTCTCAAGGACCTCGAGAACAGGTACCAGAAGCAGCTCGAAGAAGAGAGGAACGGTGACACGACCGCGACCGCCTCTCTGAAGCGCGACTTCGCCCAGATGCAGGAGAAGTACAACCAGATCCTGTACAGGCACCGTGACCTTGAGGAAGAGTTCCACGTTGTCGTTGAGGAGAAGACGAAGCTGGAAGCCAAGTGCGCACAGCTGGCCGAGGACTGTTCTGCGGCGAACCAGGCACTCGCGCTCATGGAGAAGCAGGGTTTCGTGGGTCACAAGACCTTCCAGGAGCTAGACCTGCTCCGGCAAGAGCACCAGCAACTCCAGGAACGATTCCACCAACTCAAGAGCTCGCAGCTAAAGGCTGAGGAACGGCTGGTTCAGTCTGCAAGCCAGGAATCGCTTTTAATGAAGGCTAAACTCGAGGAGGCCGACAAGACCATTGAAGCACTGAGGGCGACGAAAGAGCAGATGACATCGGATGAAGTGCGTCGTCTGCAGCAACAGCTGGACGAACTGAACCAGAGGCATGCTGCTCTGGTCGAACAGTCACAGGCTAAGGAAGGCCGTTGGAGCCAAGAACGGAAGCAGCTCAAGCACATCGAGGAGCACCTCAAGCAGGCGGCACAAGATCTAAGTGGTGAGCTTGAGGAGTTGAGGACGCAGCACGAGGAAGCACTGCGGAGCAAGCTGGACTTGCGGAACCAGATGGAGCAGGCGCACAAGGACAACAGGGCCCTGACACAGCAGGTGCACAACTGGAGGAGTTACATCCGGGACTTCGAGAACAGCAAGAACGAACAAGGCCACAACGTGGAAGTGGAGCGGCTGCAGACGGAACTGGAGCAGACGGCCACGCAACTACACCAGCTGGGTCTTCGCAATGAGGAGATGTCAGTCGACCTCAACAAG GTGCTGGAAGAGAAAAACGGCCTCAAGCAGCTCTTAGCGCACACGCAAGAGGTTCTGCGGCAAAGGGAAGCACAGCTGCTGCGTCTGCAGTCACCGCCGTTGAGCAGGGACGGCGTCCACGTCATCGAG ATGGAAAACCCGCAACAACCTGCTGATGatgctgccgctcttcaacatAG GTTGCGGGAAGTGGACCACGAGCGACGGGAGCTGGAGCAGCGGGTGCAGGAGTTGGCCGAGCATCTACGCACTGAGCGCCAGCGACGCCGCTTGCTCGAGGGTGAAATGGAAGACATTGAGTGGGGCAAGCAGCCACCGTCCAGGCAATCGCTGGACAACGAATCG catcGCTTGTTGCTGCATGATGATGTGATCAAGATTCCGGCTACTGACTACTCTATCA CTCGCCAATTTATGTCACACGCATCCAAGCTTCGTAGGTGGTTCCAGGGAAGGCA GGACTCTTCAGGTCGCACTGTGCATCACATCTAA